A part of Lacibacter sp. H407 genomic DNA contains:
- a CDS encoding YdeI/OmpD-associated family protein codes for MARAIDSLEMFYPKDRNAWRNWLQKNYQRSVGIWLVYYKVGKSKPRLPYNDIVEECLCFGWIDGLARKLDDERAMILITPRKPKSVWSDANKERVKLLLSNGLMTPAGLEKIEIAKKNGSWDALTASDEAAKNNQIPNDLQKAFKGKNAALANFKAFSPSARKQFLSWIDSAKTAETRNKRLLQTVLMSEANKKPGANGFKL; via the coding sequence ATGGCAAGGGCTATTGACAGCCTGGAAATGTTTTATCCCAAAGACAGGAATGCCTGGCGTAACTGGCTGCAAAAAAATTATCAACGATCGGTTGGTATATGGCTCGTTTATTACAAGGTTGGAAAAAGTAAGCCACGCCTCCCATACAACGATATAGTGGAAGAATGTTTGTGTTTTGGCTGGATCGATGGACTTGCCCGTAAACTGGATGATGAACGGGCGATGATCCTCATTACACCCCGCAAGCCTAAAAGTGTGTGGAGCGATGCAAATAAAGAACGGGTGAAGCTATTACTCAGCAATGGTTTAATGACGCCCGCCGGTCTTGAAAAGATCGAGATCGCTAAAAAGAACGGAAGTTGGGATGCATTGACCGCTTCGGACGAAGCCGCTAAAAACAATCAAATTCCGAACGACCTGCAAAAAGCATTCAAGGGAAAAAATGCTGCACTTGCGAATTTCAAAGCCTTTTCTCCTTCTGCACGCAAGCAGTTTTTATCGTGGATCGACAGTGCAAAAACGGCCGAAACCAGAAACAAACGTCTGCTCCAAACAGTATTGATGAGTGAGGCCAATAAAAAGCCCGGGGCAAATGGATTTAAGTTGTGA
- a CDS encoding DUF4260 domain-containing protein encodes MTKILKLEELGMFLACIYTLYIFDAAWWMYPVLLLGPDISMLGYFAGNKVGAWSYNLFHHKGIAVMLLITGVYANIDALFFIGVILLGHASMDRVAGYGLKYENGFKFTHLGEIGKK; translated from the coding sequence ATGACCAAAATACTGAAGCTGGAAGAATTAGGAATGTTTTTAGCGTGTATCTATACACTCTACATTTTTGATGCCGCATGGTGGATGTATCCTGTTTTATTACTCGGGCCCGACATCAGTATGCTTGGCTATTTTGCAGGAAATAAAGTCGGGGCGTGGAGTTATAATCTCTTTCATCACAAAGGGATTGCCGTAATGTTGTTGATAACAGGTGTGTATGCAAATATTGATGCCTTGTTTTTTATTGGTGTGATATTGTTAGGCCATGCATCAATGGATCGTGTAGCAGGGTATGGTTTGAAATATGAAAACGGATTTAAGTTTACGCATTTAGGTGAAATCGGAAAGAAATAA
- a CDS encoding porin family protein: MNTIYSFLLLFTFGTVLTTTAQIKPVIKAGVVQSTWKGEARESFTQLIDATDGYISSRNRTAFYVGAGVDIPLGDMVSVEPSLIYTQRGYGLKGNLTINELKIDALNARATSQMHYIDMPVLLKIKPAAGLQIFAGPQVSYLVKNNLRADVSVFGFSLLNRDIDITEQFNRWDVGVTGGVGYEFENGIGIAASYERGFQRLDKNQNFKAFNEGYKAGLTYRF; this comes from the coding sequence ATGAATACTATTTACTCTTTCCTGCTATTGTTCACCTTCGGAACAGTACTCACTACAACTGCACAAATAAAACCGGTCATCAAAGCAGGTGTTGTTCAATCAACCTGGAAAGGCGAAGCAAGAGAATCCTTTACACAATTGATCGACGCAACAGATGGCTACATCAGCAGCCGTAACCGCACAGCGTTCTATGTTGGTGCCGGTGTTGATATTCCTTTGGGCGATATGGTTTCTGTTGAGCCTTCGTTAATTTACACACAACGTGGTTATGGTCTCAAAGGGAATCTTACCATTAACGAATTAAAGATCGATGCATTAAACGCCAGAGCAACCTCACAGATGCATTACATCGATATGCCGGTGTTGCTGAAAATCAAGCCTGCAGCAGGATTGCAGATCTTTGCCGGTCCACAGGTTTCCTACTTGGTAAAGAATAATTTACGGGCTGATGTATCTGTATTCGGTTTCTCGTTATTGAATCGTGATATCGATATCACAGAGCAATTCAATCGTTGGGATGTGGGTGTTACCGGTGGTGTTGGTTATGAGTTTGAAAACGGAATTGGTATTGCTGCGTCGTATGAAAGAGGATTTCAACGCTTAGACAAAAATCAAAACTTCAAAGCATTTAACGAAGGATACAAAGCAGGACTGACGTATCGTTTCTAA
- a CDS encoding VOC family protein, producing the protein MTECIAFIKVKDLQNTIDWYKEIGFQCSATNLLWEPECEINWAKLDFGNAGFMIGPDERPNIPDEKDVHLWFNIDSIDAMVERLTNFGISIDIEHATFYGRKNVSFRDLNGFKVSFSCKLQTV; encoded by the coding sequence ATGACAGAGTGTATTGCTTTTATTAAAGTAAAAGATCTGCAGAATACAATAGATTGGTATAAAGAGATTGGATTCCAGTGCAGCGCCACAAATCTTTTATGGGAACCCGAATGCGAAATCAATTGGGCTAAACTGGATTTCGGCAATGCTGGTTTTATGATTGGCCCTGATGAGAGACCCAACATCCCCGACGAGAAAGATGTTCATTTGTGGTTTAACATCGATTCAATAGATGCAATGGTTGAACGCCTTACCAATTTTGGGATAAGCATAGACATTGAGCATGCTACTTTCTACGGGCGAAAAAATGTTTCGTTTAGAGATCTGAACGGGTTTAAAGTTTCATTTTCCTGCAAACTGCAAACTGTATAA
- a CDS encoding class I SAM-dependent methyltransferase, with translation MFEFHADRKRYFEIQILNTEKYVIPFIEKAFSIKQGMRVLEIGCGEGGVLKAFIDKGCTGVGVELDESRLVNARVWMKEELEQNKVTFHSKDIYKTTEAEFGGVFDIILLKDVIEHIHDQPKLIEWMKSFLTKDGVIFFGFPPWYMPFGGHQQINKGKWLSKLPYYHLLPTPIYKWILQSNGENWEEMLEIKETGISIERFERICKEKGYNLINQTHFLINPIYEYKFGWKPKEQFELIKAIPFVRNFFTSCVYYLIQVNKEKL, from the coding sequence ATGTTTGAATTTCACGCCGACAGGAAACGTTACTTCGAGATACAGATACTGAATACAGAAAAGTATGTGATCCCGTTTATTGAGAAAGCATTCTCGATCAAACAGGGGATGCGTGTATTGGAAATTGGTTGTGGTGAAGGCGGTGTGTTAAAAGCATTTATCGATAAAGGTTGTACAGGTGTAGGAGTGGAGTTGGACGAAAGCCGTTTGGTAAATGCAAGAGTGTGGATGAAAGAGGAACTGGAGCAAAACAAAGTGACCTTTCATTCAAAAGATATTTATAAAACAACCGAAGCAGAGTTTGGTGGTGTGTTTGATATTATACTGCTGAAAGATGTAATTGAGCACATCCACGATCAACCAAAGCTGATCGAATGGATGAAAAGTTTTTTGACAAAGGATGGTGTGATCTTTTTTGGTTTTCCGCCCTGGTATATGCCGTTTGGCGGTCATCAACAGATCAACAAAGGTAAATGGCTAAGCAAGTTGCCCTATTACCATTTATTGCCAACACCCATTTACAAATGGATATTACAATCAAATGGTGAAAATTGGGAAGAGATGCTGGAGATCAAAGAAACCGGTATATCCATTGAACGGTTTGAACGAATCTGTAAAGAGAAAGGTTATAACCTAATCAACCAAACACATTTCCTCATCAACCCGATCTATGAATACAAGTTTGGCTGGAAACCGAAAGAGCAGTTTGAATTGATCAAAGCCATTCCATTCGTTCGAAATTTTTTTACAAGCTGTGTTTACTATTTAATACAAGTGAATAAAGAGAAACTATGA
- a CDS encoding DNA gyrase/topoisomerase IV subunit A, which translates to MSAAKKKENVFENESGVQGQYKNWFLDYASYVILERAVPAIEDGMKPVQRRILHAMKEMDDGRFNKVANIIGQAMQYHPHGDASIGDALVNIGQKDLLVDTQGNWGDVRTGDDAAAARYIEARLSKFALEVAFNNKTTEWQLSYDGRKNEPVVLPMKFPLLLAQGADGIAVGLSTKILPHNFCELIDASIKYLRGRRFELLPDFQTGGMVDVANYNDGKRGGKVRVRAHIEELDKKTLLIKDVPYSVTTTQLMDSIVKANDQGKIKIKKVTDNTAAEVEVQIDLAPGISPDITIDALYAFTDCEISISPNACVIVDNKPQFLAVTDLLKYSADQTKELLKKELEIRLGELQEKWHYTSLEKIFFEEKIYKELEKKHETWEKVIAAIDTAFVPFKKQLRRDITKEDIVKLTEKPVRRIYRLDIDELNEQIKGLEADIKQVKHDLENLTDFAVAYYENLLKKYGKGRERKTEIKPFETIQVKQVAIANTKIYMNREDGFIGTSLKKDEFICECSDFDDIIVFTKRGLMKVVKVSDKAYIGKDIIHAAVFQKNDERTTYNMIYADGKAGISYAKRFNVTGVTRDKEYDLTRGDDKSKVHYFSVNLNGEAEVVKVMLTPGSSARNKEFDFYFEELDIKGRSSMGNQVTKYPIKSVKFKEKGRSTLSGKKMWFDDKFGRLTTEEKGQYLGKFEPDDKVLVIYRDGNYEITDQELTQKFDPEAVLLIELFNPEKIITAVYLDNDKLQFNVKRFKIETTTLRNKFFFIKEGSKNYLEAVTTDAEPVLAMQSGRGAQVRKAKIKLAKVAEVMGWKAVGAKLTDFNKSIEMEWVKEDPNAQPELFG; encoded by the coding sequence ATGAGCGCAGCGAAAAAGAAAGAAAATGTTTTCGAAAATGAGAGTGGCGTACAGGGTCAGTATAAGAACTGGTTCCTTGATTATGCATCTTATGTAATTCTGGAGCGTGCAGTACCCGCCATTGAAGATGGGATGAAACCCGTGCAACGACGTATTCTTCACGCCATGAAAGAAATGGACGATGGACGTTTCAATAAAGTGGCGAACATCATTGGTCAGGCCATGCAGTATCATCCGCATGGTGATGCAAGTATTGGCGATGCATTGGTCAATATTGGTCAGAAAGATTTGCTGGTTGATACCCAGGGAAACTGGGGCGATGTACGTACAGGTGATGATGCAGCGGCAGCACGTTATATTGAAGCACGACTTTCGAAATTTGCATTGGAAGTTGCTTTCAACAATAAAACAACGGAATGGCAACTGAGTTACGACGGTCGTAAAAACGAACCCGTTGTGTTGCCCATGAAATTTCCATTATTGCTGGCGCAAGGTGCAGATGGTATTGCTGTTGGTCTATCAACAAAAATTTTACCGCATAACTTTTGCGAACTGATCGATGCTTCCATAAAATATTTACGAGGCAGACGTTTTGAACTGCTTCCTGATTTCCAAACAGGCGGTATGGTTGATGTAGCCAATTACAATGATGGGAAACGTGGTGGTAAAGTAAGAGTTCGTGCACATATTGAAGAGCTGGATAAAAAAACCTTGCTCATTAAAGATGTTCCGTACAGTGTTACTACCACACAATTGATGGACAGTATTGTTAAAGCAAATGACCAGGGAAAGATCAAGATCAAAAAAGTAACGGATAATACAGCTGCTGAAGTAGAAGTGCAGATCGATCTGGCACCGGGTATTTCTCCGGATATTACGATTGATGCATTGTATGCATTTACCGATTGTGAAATTTCCATTTCGCCCAATGCCTGTGTAATCGTTGATAACAAACCACAGTTTCTTGCAGTAACTGATCTCTTAAAATATTCTGCTGATCAAACGAAAGAGCTCTTGAAGAAAGAGCTGGAGATCAGGTTGGGTGAGTTGCAGGAGAAATGGCATTACACATCGTTGGAAAAAATCTTCTTTGAAGAAAAGATTTACAAAGAACTGGAGAAGAAACATGAAACATGGGAGAAAGTAATTGCAGCAATTGACACTGCGTTTGTTCCGTTCAAAAAACAACTGCGGAGAGATATTACCAAAGAAGACATCGTTAAACTAACGGAAAAGCCTGTACGTAGAATTTACCGGCTGGATATTGACGAATTGAATGAGCAGATCAAAGGTCTGGAAGCAGATATTAAACAGGTGAAACATGATCTGGAAAACCTGACTGATTTCGCTGTTGCTTACTATGAAAATCTACTGAAAAAATATGGCAAAGGTCGTGAGCGTAAAACGGAGATCAAGCCATTTGAAACCATCCAGGTAAAACAGGTAGCAATTGCCAATACCAAAATATACATGAACCGTGAGGACGGGTTCATTGGCACATCGTTAAAGAAAGACGAGTTTATCTGTGAGTGCTCCGATTTTGATGACATCATCGTATTCACCAAACGTGGATTGATGAAAGTGGTGAAGGTGAGCGACAAAGCCTACATCGGTAAAGACATTATACATGCGGCGGTATTTCAAAAGAATGATGAACGCACGACGTATAATATGATCTATGCTGATGGAAAAGCCGGAATAAGCTATGCCAAACGTTTTAATGTAACCGGTGTAACTAGAGACAAAGAATATGATCTTACCCGTGGTGATGACAAAAGCAAAGTGCATTATTTCAGTGTGAACCTGAATGGCGAAGCTGAAGTAGTGAAAGTAATGTTGACACCCGGTTCTTCAGCACGCAACAAAGAGTTTGATTTTTATTTTGAAGAACTCGATATTAAAGGCCGCAGCAGTATGGGTAACCAGGTAACGAAGTACCCAATAAAATCGGTGAAGTTTAAAGAGAAAGGCCGTTCTACATTAAGCGGAAAGAAAATGTGGTTTGATGATAAGTTTGGTCGCTTAACTACAGAGGAGAAAGGACAATACCTTGGCAAGTTTGAACCAGATGATAAAGTGCTGGTGATTTACCGTGATGGTAATTATGAAATTACCGACCAGGAGTTAACACAAAAGTTTGACCCGGAGGCTGTTTTGTTGATTGAGTTATTTAATCCTGAAAAAATTATTACGGCCGTTTATCTTGACAATGATAAACTCCAGTTCAATGTAAAACGTTTCAAAATTGAAACCACTACACTCCGCAATAAATTTTTCTTTATTAAAGAAGGCAGTAAAAATTATCTGGAAGCTGTTACAACTGACGCTGAACCGGTACTTGCCATGCAAAGTGGAAGAGGTGCACAGGTTCGTAAAGCCAAAATAAAACTGGCGAAGGTTGCAGAGGTGATGGGCTGGAAAGCAGTGGGAGCAAAGCTTACAGACTTCAACAAGAGTATTGAAATGGAATGGGTGAAAGAAGATCCGAATGCACAACCGGAGTTGTTTGGATAA
- the smpB gene encoding SsrA-binding protein SmpB → MIQLLLIAFLFVKMIELKNRSAFHEYYFEDKLVAGMVLVGTEVKSIREGKVSFSDSYCFFHKHELWIKGLHIAEYKFGTTNNHLAVHDRKLLLNKKEIKKWENKMKEKGFTVVPLRIFFTENNLAKIEVGLGKGKKLHDKRETIRNRDVERDMKKYLK, encoded by the coding sequence TTGATTCAACTTTTATTGATTGCTTTTTTGTTTGTAAAAATGATTGAATTAAAAAACCGCTCGGCCTTTCATGAATACTACTTTGAAGATAAGTTGGTAGCGGGAATGGTATTAGTTGGAACAGAAGTAAAATCGATCCGTGAAGGAAAAGTGAGTTTCAGTGATTCCTATTGTTTCTTTCACAAGCACGAACTTTGGATCAAAGGTTTGCACATTGCTGAATATAAATTCGGCACTACCAATAATCACCTTGCTGTACACGATCGAAAGCTCTTGCTCAATAAAAAGGAAATTAAGAAGTGGGAAAATAAGATGAAAGAGAAAGGCTTTACCGTGGTTCCACTCCGCATTTTTTTTACTGAAAATAATTTAGCCAAAATAGAAGTAGGCTTGGGCAAAGGAAAAAAACTGCACGATAAACGGGAAACCATCCGTAACCGTGATGTGGAACGTGACATGAAGAAGTATTTGAAGTAA
- a CDS encoding DUF1835 domain-containing protein: protein MIHIVFNEADVAILEQAIELDESLQGEVLQIKDDYAVGPLKDIYTNEGIEARKNWWREVLAGGNADGKVDDGEVDDNRTVAFILERMQVNDEEKIWIWAAQNKHDVSGYYWLMSQLKDFQGRVYILYLNNLPFINEKGQLFYPEWISHIQPKEMTKAKKLSRLITTSEFEVDPDEWAKLCAEEKGVRLLEGGKKLGQKEYDFYDAELKSYISADWQKASKIIHQFLSKSKNTTGDMYLLWRLKLMISEGQFDAQGELKNMKDFEVKKKAGAAETV, encoded by the coding sequence ATGATACATATTGTTTTTAATGAAGCCGATGTGGCGATACTGGAACAGGCAATTGAATTAGATGAAAGTCTGCAAGGCGAAGTATTGCAGATAAAAGATGATTATGCAGTAGGTCCGTTGAAAGATATTTATACGAATGAAGGTATTGAAGCAAGGAAAAACTGGTGGCGTGAAGTGTTAGCTGGCGGTAATGCAGATGGCAAAGTAGATGATGGCGAAGTTGATGATAACCGCACGGTTGCTTTCATCCTTGAACGTATGCAGGTAAATGATGAAGAAAAGATCTGGATATGGGCTGCACAGAATAAACATGATGTGAGCGGTTATTATTGGTTGATGAGTCAATTGAAAGATTTTCAGGGAAGGGTTTATATTCTGTACCTCAACAATCTGCCGTTTATAAATGAGAAGGGACAATTATTTTATCCGGAATGGATCAGTCATATTCAGCCGAAAGAAATGACCAAAGCAAAGAAACTGTCGAGATTAATTACCACCAGTGAATTTGAAGTGGATCCTGATGAATGGGCGAAATTATGTGCTGAAGAAAAAGGCGTTCGCTTGCTGGAAGGCGGTAAAAAGTTGGGACAAAAAGAGTATGACTTTTATGATGCCGAATTGAAAAGTTACATAAGTGCCGATTGGCAAAAGGCAAGTAAGATCATACACCAGTTTTTGAGCAAAAGCAAAAACACAACAGGTGATATGTATTTGTTGTGGCGTTTGAAATTGATGATTAGTGAAGGACAATTTGATGCGCAAGGTGAGCTGAAGAATATGAAAGATTTTGAAGTGAAGAAAAAAGCAGGTGCCGCAGAAACTGTCTGA
- a CDS encoding DNA topoisomerase IV subunit B has translation MAEEKKNLFDYDEDSIKTLDWQEHIRLRPGMYIGKLGDGSSPDDGIYVLMKEVIDNCIDEHTMGYGKHVDITMEKGVVTVRDYGRGIPLGKVVDVVSKINTGAKYDSKVFQKSVGLNGVGTKAVNALSSYFKVTAFREGKEKTAEFEKGILVKDHKEQKTTEENGTLVTFIPDDSVFKNYHYIHEYMDNQFWNYCYLNAGLVINFNGKKYVSKNGLLDLLQRKTNEDELRYPIIHLKGEDIEVAITHENQYGEEYYSFVNGQFTTQGGTHLAAFREGYVKTIRDFYKKDYDAADIRGSICAAVSVRVQEPVFESQTKTKLGSSVVFEGGPSMKNFIGDFLARDLDLYLHKNPAVAEALKKRIEQNERERKELAGIKKLANERAKKANLHNKKLRDCRFHYNDEATGKDKDKILEKQKETTIFITEGDSASGSITKSRNVETQAVFSLRGKPLNCYGLTKKVVYENEEFNLLQHALNIEDNYEDLRYNNIVIATDADVDGMHIRLLLMTFFLQFFPDLVKNGHVFILETPLFRVRNKQETIYCYDETEKQAAVKKLGSKPEITRFKGLGEISPEEFGRFIGAEMRKEPVMLLPETHIQQVLEYYMGKNTPDRQEFIIDNLKVELDKVEELFAVPENK, from the coding sequence ATGGCTGAAGAAAAAAAGAACTTGTTTGATTACGATGAGGACTCGATCAAAACCCTCGACTGGCAGGAACATATCCGTTTACGACCGGGCATGTACATTGGAAAACTGGGCGATGGCAGCAGTCCCGATGATGGTATTTATGTGTTGATGAAGGAGGTGATCGACAACTGTATTGATGAACACACAATGGGTTATGGAAAACATGTAGATATTACCATGGAAAAAGGTGTGGTGACGGTTCGTGACTATGGTCGTGGTATTCCATTGGGTAAAGTGGTGGATGTGGTGAGTAAGATCAACACCGGTGCCAAGTACGATAGTAAAGTGTTTCAGAAATCGGTTGGGTTGAACGGCGTTGGTACCAAAGCTGTGAATGCATTAAGCAGTTATTTTAAAGTAACCGCTTTTCGTGAGGGAAAAGAAAAAACAGCGGAGTTTGAAAAAGGCATCCTCGTTAAAGATCATAAAGAACAAAAAACAACAGAAGAGAACGGAACATTGGTAACGTTTATTCCGGACGATAGTGTGTTTAAAAACTATCACTATATCCATGAGTACATGGATAACCAGTTCTGGAATTATTGCTATCTCAATGCAGGATTGGTAATCAACTTCAACGGCAAGAAGTATGTTTCAAAAAATGGTTTGCTGGATCTGTTGCAACGAAAGACGAATGAAGATGAGTTGCGTTATCCCATCATCCATTTAAAAGGAGAGGATATTGAAGTTGCCATTACACACGAAAATCAATACGGCGAAGAATATTATTCATTTGTAAACGGACAATTTACTACACAAGGCGGTACACATCTTGCTGCTTTCCGTGAAGGGTATGTAAAAACGATCCGTGATTTTTATAAGAAAGATTATGATGCCGCTGATATACGAGGAAGCATCTGTGCGGCGGTGAGTGTGCGTGTACAGGAGCCTGTATTTGAAAGTCAAACGAAAACAAAACTTGGTTCCAGTGTGGTGTTTGAAGGTGGGCCAAGCATGAAGAATTTTATTGGTGATTTTTTGGCCCGTGATCTTGATCTCTACTTACATAAAAATCCGGCTGTTGCAGAAGCGTTAAAAAAACGTATTGAGCAAAACGAACGTGAACGAAAAGAACTGGCGGGCATTAAAAAGCTGGCGAATGAGCGTGCAAAAAAAGCCAATCTTCACAATAAGAAATTAAGAGACTGTCGCTTTCATTACAACGATGAAGCAACAGGGAAAGACAAGGATAAGATTCTTGAAAAGCAAAAAGAAACTACCATTTTTATTACCGAAGGTGACAGTGCCAGTGGAAGCATTACCAAATCAAGAAACGTTGAAACACAAGCGGTGTTTAGTTTGCGTGGTAAACCGTTGAACTGTTATGGACTCACCAAGAAAGTGGTGTATGAAAATGAAGAGTTCAACCTGTTGCAACATGCCTTAAACATTGAAGACAACTATGAAGATCTGCGTTACAACAATATTGTAATTGCAACCGATGCTGACGTGGATGGTATGCACATTCGTTTGCTGTTGATGACCTTCTTCCTTCAATTTTTTCCTGACCTGGTGAAGAACGGGCACGTGTTTATTCTGGAAACACCGTTGTTCCGTGTGCGTAATAAACAGGAAACCATTTATTGTTACGATGAAACGGAAAAGCAGGCAGCTGTAAAAAAACTCGGCAGCAAACCGGAGATCACACGATTTAAAGGTTTGGGTGAAATTTCGCCGGAAGAGTTCGGTCGTTTCATTGGTGCAGAAATGCGCAAAGAACCGGTAATGTTATTGCCTGAAACACATATTCAGCAAGTGCTGGAATATTATATGGGTAAGAACACTCCCGACAGACAAGAGTTTATTATTGACAATCTGAAAGTAGAGCTGGATAAAGTAGAAGAATTGTTTGCGGTACCTGAAAACAAATAA
- a CDS encoding SET domain-containing protein: MTKEQLLHELKHDTWVMMKPSPIHGNGVFALRDIPKGQRGLFSKNIGEWIKIERSEIDALPDYSRELVETYCLFDEDHYYVPDYGFKVMDIVNFLNHDESPNIISINDGEDFETLRDINAGEELFIDYGKIVDSEE; the protein is encoded by the coding sequence ATGACCAAAGAACAACTGCTCCACGAATTGAAACACGATACCTGGGTAATGATGAAGCCCTCTCCCATTCATGGGAATGGTGTATTTGCGTTGCGGGATATTCCGAAAGGTCAGCGTGGATTGTTCTCTAAAAATATTGGTGAGTGGATCAAAATTGAACGAAGTGAAATTGATGCATTGCCTGATTACAGTAGAGAGCTGGTTGAAACCTATTGTTTGTTTGATGAAGATCATTATTATGTTCCTGATTATGGCTTTAAGGTGATGGACATTGTAAACTTTTTGAATCACGACGAATCTCCAAATATTATCTCCATTAATGACGGTGAAGATTTTGAAACACTGCGTGACATAAACGCCGGCGAAGAATTATTCATCGACTACGGCAAAATTGTTGACAGTGAAGAATAG